From Pectinophora gossypiella chromosome 18, ilPecGoss1.1, whole genome shotgun sequence, one genomic window encodes:
- the LOC126375334 gene encoding phosphatidylglycerophosphatase and protein-tyrosine phosphatase 1: MGTAMFARVTFYPSLLYNVFMEKVTSRRWYDRMDDTVILGALPFQGMTKQLVEEENVKGVVSMNEAYELKIFSNDAEKWREHGVEFLQLATTDIFETPDQDKLYEGVKFINRFLPPGNKLPRLPAERQASGCVYVHCKAGRTRSATLVGCYLMMKHGWSPKETVDYMKARRPHILLHTKQWEALQIFHKQHIDT, from the exons ATG GGCACCGCGATGTTTGCTAGGGTGACCTTCTACCCGTCTCTCCTGTACAATGTGTTCATGGAAAAGGTAACCAGCAGACGATGGTACGACAGGATGGACGACACCGTCATTCTCGGGGCTCTTCCCTTTCAGGGAATGACAAAACAG ttggtGGAAGAAGAGAATGTTAAAGGTGTAGTCTCCATGAATGAGGCTTATGAGCTGAAGATATTCTCCAATGACGCTGAG AAATGGCGCGAACACGGTGTCGAGTTCCTTCAGTTGGCGACAACAGACATCTTCGAGACACCAGACCAGGACAAGTTGTATGAGGGAGTCAAGTTCATCAACAG GTTCCTGCCCCCGGGCAACAAGCTGCCCCGGCTGCCGGCGGAGCGCCAGGCTTCCGGCTGCGTGTACGTGCACTGCAAGGCGGGCCGCACGCGAAGCGCCACCCTCGTCGGCTGCTACCTCATGATG AAACACGGCTGGTCACCCAAAGAGACAGTTGATTACATGAAGGCGCGACGACCACACATACTGCTCCACACCAAACAGTGGGAGGCTTTACAGATATTCCACAAACAACACATCGATACGTAG
- the LOC126375336 gene encoding succinate dehydrogenase [ubiquinone] cytochrome b small subunit, mitochondrial: MALSMFLRAPARLAAPSSCFSRVFSQQMARLAAQTVPRSMSACLPASTVALKDAKMTPIFDAMRSFSTSPARLSDETPHDHAKMWVIEKTTSAILIVLIPLALAVPNKILDSAMAILITAHSFWGLEAIAVDYVRASIFGPVIPKIAIGLVYAISIATLGGLFYIITHDVGISNTIRNFWAIKSEQKA, from the exons atGGCTTTATCCATGTTTTTGCGTGCGCCAG CCCGACTAGCGGCCCCCAGTTCATGCTTCAGCCGAGTGTTCAGCCAGCAGATGGCGCGTCTGGCCGCGCAGACCGTGCCCCGCTCTATGTCTGCCTGCCTACCCGCCTCCACCGTCGCCTTGAAGGATGCTAAGATGACGCCTATCTTTGATGCT ATGCGTTCCTTCAGCACGTCCCCAGCCCGGCTGAGCGATGAGACGCCGCACGACCACGCCAAGATGTGGGTCATTGAGAAGACCACGTCAGCCATCCTGATTGTGCTCATCCCGCTCGCCCTCGCTGTGCCCAACAAGATCTTAGACTCGGCTATGGCTATCCTCATCACAGCCCATAGTTTCtg GGGTCTGGAGGCGATAGCAGTTGATTACGTGCGCGCGAGCATTTTCGGGCCGGTCATTCCCAAAATTGCCATCGGACTGGTGTATGCCATCTCCATCGCGACCCTGGGCGGTCTCTTCTACATCATCACGCACGATGTGGGCATCTCAAACACGATTAGGAATTTCTGGGCGATCAAGTCCGAGCAGAAGGCGTAA